ACTTTTTGTTTAAGTAATTTCCGGGATTGAACTTGATTTGTCAATATTTCGATCTATTAAAAGCGAGGCTTTGGGATATTTCGTCGCAATTCTGGCGGCTTAAGGCTGGAAAAAAATTCCTCCGGCGGAATCATTGACACTCCGCAGCGACATCGTTATAAGTGGGGTAGATATATATAGGACTTAATCAGTCCAATATAAAAACAATTCACAGCCTGGCGGGGCTCAAAATTTTGAAATTTAAAGATTTTTTGCTGATAATTTTCAGCGTTATGTAAGATCAAAACGGTCGGAGAATGATCCATTTCAATAAAAAAACCGAGTACGCTTTGCTCGCCATTGAGGTCATGGTCCGCAAGGAGCAGCAAGGTCAGCCGGTGACCAGCGCCCGGGAGATCTCCCAGACCTGCCACATTCCCTACCCGCTATTGGCCAAGGTCCTGCAAAAGCTGGCGGCCCACGGAATGATCCGGGCCTTCCAGGGAACCAAGGGCGGCTATGTCCTGACCAAGCGGCCGAGCGACATCACCGTCGCCCACATCGTCGAGGTTTTCGACGGCCCCTTCGCCTTGGCCGAGTGCTTCAACGGCGAAAAGATCACCTGCCCGCAATGGGACGGATGCCTGATCAAGGATCCCTTCTACGAGCTTAACCATAAGATTTACAACTTGCTGGCCCAAACCACGGTCGCCGATCTGTCGGGCAAGAAGGAAAAGCCGGCGACCCAGGAGTCCTTATGACACCGCCCAATGCCGCTTTGGAAGAACTGACTCAGCAGGATTACAAGTACGGCTTCGTCACCGCGGTCGAGGAAGACCGCATCCCCAAGGGTTTGAACGAAGAGACCGTGCGCCTCCTCTCGGCCAAGAAGAACGAGCCCGAATTCATGCTGGAGTGGCGGCTCAAGGCCTATCGGCATTGGCTCACGATGAAGGAGCCGACTTGGCAGAACGTCCACTACGCCCCGATCGACTACAACGACATCTATTACTATTCGGCGCCCAAGCAGAAGGTGAAGCCCAAGAGCCTGGATGAGGTCGATCCCGAGATCCTCGAGACCTTCAACAAGCTCGGCATCTCGCTGGCCGAGCAGGAGCGGCTCACCGGCGTGGCGGTCGACGCGGTCTTCGACAGCGTCTCGGTCGGCACCACTTTCAAGGAAAAGCTGAAAGAGCTGGGGATCATCTTTTGCTCCTTCTCGGAGGCGGTCCAGGACCATCCCGACCTGGTGAAGAAATATCTCGGCTCGGTGGTGCCCTACAGCGACAACTTCTTCGCCACCCTCAACTCGGCGGTGTTCAGCGACGGCTCCTTCGTCTACATCCCGAAGGGCGTGCGCTGCCCGATGGAGCTCTCGACTTACTTCCGGATCAACGCCTCCGAGACCGGCCAATTCGAGCGGACCCTGATCGTCGCCGACGAAGGCAGCTACGTCAGCTACCTCGAGGGCTGCACCGCCCCGATGCGCGACGAGAACCAGCTCCACGCCGCGGTGGTCGAGCTGATCGCCTTGGGCGACGCCCAGATCAAGTATTCGACGGTCCAGAACTGGTACCCCGGCGACAAGGAAGGGAAGGGCGGAATCTTCAATTTCGTCACCAAGCGCGGGAAGTGCGCGGGCAAGAATTCCAAGATTTCCTGGACCCAGGTCGAGACCGGCTCGGCCATCACTTGGAAATACCCGAGCTGCATCCTCCAGGGCGACAATTCGGTCGGCGAGTTCTACTCGGTGGCGGTGGCCAACAATTAC
This bacterium DNA region includes the following protein-coding sequences:
- a CDS encoding Rrf2 family transcriptional regulator, which translates into the protein MIHFNKKTEYALLAIEVMVRKEQQGQPVTSAREISQTCHIPYPLLAKVLQKLAAHGMIRAFQGTKGGYVLTKRPSDITVAHIVEVFDGPFALAECFNGEKITCPQWDGCLIKDPFYELNHKIYNLLAQTTVADLSGKKEKPATQESL
- the sufB gene encoding Fe-S cluster assembly protein SufB, whose amino-acid sequence is MTPPNAALEELTQQDYKYGFVTAVEEDRIPKGLNEETVRLLSAKKNEPEFMLEWRLKAYRHWLTMKEPTWQNVHYAPIDYNDIYYYSAPKQKVKPKSLDEVDPEILETFNKLGISLAEQERLTGVAVDAVFDSVSVGTTFKEKLKELGIIFCSFSEAVQDHPDLVKKYLGSVVPYSDNFFATLNSAVFSDGSFVYIPKGVRCPMELSTYFRINASETGQFERTLIVADEGSYVSYLEGCTAPMRDENQLHAAVVELIALGDAQIKYSTVQNWYPGDKEGKGGIFNFVTKRGKCAGKNSKISWTQVETGSAITWKYPSCILQGDNSVGEFYSVAVANNYQQADTGTKMIHIGKNTKSTIVSKGISAGHGQNTYRGLVKIQKGAVGARNYSQCDSLLMGDKCGAHTFPYIEIKNSSAQMEHEATTSKIGEDQLFYCKQRGISEEDAVNMIVNGFCKQVFKELPMEFAVEAQKLLSVSLEGSVG